Part of the Benincasa hispida cultivar B227 chromosome 11, ASM972705v1, whole genome shotgun sequence genome, ACATTACACAAATCTAGGCTTTTAAAAACTGTGTCAAAGATTAGCTCAGAAGAACTAAGGTCAAGCAAGGCAAGAAAGTTTACCACTGACAGGAGCACAAGATCGGATTAACACAGCAGCACCAACTCCAACCTCATCCGCAACAACATTCAGCATCATATGGAGACCATAGCAGAGATAAACATATGCATGCCCGCCGGGTCCAAACTACAAGTCCATACAACTTGGTTGTCAAAGCATCTACAAGAATTGGATATCTTTCATTCTTCAGTTTCCCATGTtggatatttttaatattttatttcttttattattatttttctatcttttaacTAGTCGATTCACCCTCCTCATCAAAGAAGAAGTGGAATAGGTGCCGGGTAATTGACTTGGGTAACAAGGTCTTTTTATTATAAAGGAGAACTTCCAAAGCCCTAGAAGAGACCTTTTTTAGATCTTATTGACTCTCTCCCTCACTCTCCTGGAAACAGtaagttttcttttattcttgaGTTTTGATTTGAGCATATAAGCAATTAGGGATTCTTAAGAGAACTTAGCTGCTATACAAAGTCTCTTGAAAGATTGTTGTATCTTTGGAGTAGAGTGTCATATGATTCATACAATGGGGGCACATTTTCTCGATAGACATCGCTTATTAGCATGCCTCAATCCATAAATTAAAAGATGCTCCAATCTCttattttgttgttgttttaacTGCAGATGAATTTTGTTGGTTCATTTTAGAAATTTCTATTTCCCCGAGCTTTATTTCCAACATCCCATCAGCAATCAGTTCAGTTAAAAAGTACTTACTACTGGAGCCGTTCTTGCTGTGACACCAAACCGACCATGACAAGCAGAATCATTTGGTCTGTAAGCTTCTACCTATCAAAAATTCTTTTGTTCAATGGTTGGATCTCAATAAGCTATTAACTAATTTTCACAAATCTCAGATATCATCACAATATCACCATAAAAAAACCAAATCCATTAGTAAAATTGTGGAGAAATAGACTTCAGTGAGTTGGTATTCAAACAGAAACAAACAAACAGATGGTGGGCATTGCTCTCATTGACTTGGAATGCAAACAAACGAACAAACAAACATAATCCCATTCACATTAAGCTTGTTAGAACCAAAATCAAATCGCAAtaagaaaaatcaaacaaaaaaaaatcgataCGCCCAGAAGTTACAAATACAAGAAAGAACGGGCAACGAGTACCTCAGTAATCCGAAGAACGACATCGTCTCTCCTGAGGAGCTTTCCAAGCAAGCGTGGGGCGAGGTCTAAAGCGTCAGCAAGGAAGAACTCTTTGGGGAGGATGGTGAATCCCTCGGAAGAGGAAGAGGGAGAGAATTGAGCGATTTGGGTTAGTGGGTCGGTCGCGGGCTTCGATTTGGGGAGATGCcctgtttttttcttcttcctcgttCGAGGTTCACAGCGGAGCTCGGTTGAAGAACTGGGGGTTTTGGGGTTGGAGAGTTTCTTGAATCGGTGAGTTCTGATCATTCCGTAGGAGAAGGAGGAAGCGAAAATCTGAAATGGGGATTGAGGAATGAAGGGAAAGCTGGTCCGGACTGGAAGCATTCGCCAAAAGTCTGACCTTTCGCGCGGCTGTTTACTTTCTCGAACTGTCAACGGCTTGTCTGTGGGTCCAGCCGATGGattagaagaaaatgaaatatatcatactttttaaaattatattttttttaatattttacttgTGTCATATTTGAGTGAAGTTACCAAAAACAAAACTTTGCTCAAAGAGATTGGTCTCTCGCTATCTCGCTCTCCTCTCTCTAGTTATCTCGCTCTTACTTTGTTCTGTCACTCTCTTCTCTTTTGTTCTCTCGCTTGTCTGTTTACTTTCTCGAACTGTCACTCTCTTCTCTTTTGTTCTTCACTCTTCGCTAAGGACACCCAATCTTGATCTCCTTTTGTCTCTGCAAAGATCATAAATCaactttctctatttttctctctcacttTCTCGCTTTCCCTTAACATTCTGATCCCACTCTCGCGACCCACTACAACGATCTGATTGTTAGCAAATGGGCAACACGAATGGAGAAAGGAAAATTAAGAAGCATAAGAGGAAGGgggaaacaaaaatattaagCGTAATTTTGTAAGTTTGGTTGATGATGAtgtaaacaaaaaaacaaatttcttcaattttaagaaggaaaaatttgtacggatgacccaaaaattaggcccaaaatatcaaatgaccatttttaaaaaaataatgtcaattgaccctctatTGACATTATCGCCATACCAAATTACTTAATTTGCCCTTACACCGGTCTCATGAGGTAAATCTCGCTATTGTCTGATGACACGCACTCGCTCTCGCTTGAAATTCCTTGGTTGATGTGATTGCTTGTCAGTGTACTGTTGATTTGACAAAATGTCACGACGGAAgcctcaaatcaaatcaataatacctaaacacaataaaatggtgatttctttaaactttaaacttcaTTTCAAAGTTGATTACTTCTCTGGTTTTTTACGGTGTTTTGTTGAACGGAGATTTTTCGAACGGGGATTTCCAAGACGTGGCTTTCTCAACAAAGAACagaacaactttttcaaaaagGTGAAACATTATTTtgagtttgtttaattttttttatgtgttattCTGGAAGGGTAACATTACGAAATTCTGTATTGGGAAAGagtaagaaagaggaagagtaagagagagagcgagattatgagatgAGTGACCTGGTCGTCTCCTCATTCACCGTGGATCCCTTCAATTAGTAAAGTAAAATGGTGAGTTCACGAACACGTAAAAGCTAAACacataaagaaataaaaggatGCAAACCTTGTGCATAGACTGCAACAATGAAAGGATGGCCGACAATTTCCCTTTCATGTCAGTCATGTTTTCCTCCATACTGGAGACACGACTATCTAAACCCGATAAACGACCATCCAACCTCGATAGTGCACTGTCAATGGACCACAGGTATGAATAAGTAGATTCGTCTGCATTGGCTCCCTCCATGCGGCGGGCAGCACACTCAGGACACTCATCATCCACAGGACGCTCTGTACCAGAGTCTGCATGAAAGACATCAACTTGATTCAACTCGTCCTCCTCGCATACGTCCCTCATCATATCATGTAACATATCATCATTAGGTGTGTATGTCCCTCCTTCCACCCTTCCTTCCACCCTTCCATATTCAGCATCCTCGTGCTCAGAATGCTCGGGATCATCCCCTCCCTCCACCCTAACAACCTCATCATTGGCATCTCCACGATGGTCATCACCGTCAGTTTCACTCTCGGGACTACCCCTCACACTCGTCGACCTTGAGCCACTTTCAGAACTATCATCATCCGCACCTAGCTCAAATATAGGTCGTCGTTCCACTGGGGTATCCCGAAACTCCCTTTCAACATTTAACATCACAGTGCCCTCTTTAACCTTTATCTGCATTAATAACCCAGTAAACTGGTTAGTGTTAATTTAACAACCAGATAAACATGTTATGCATAGAGTAAACTTACATTGTTAGACTCGAATATCTCTTTCTCAAGTACTTTGAAGGACATTGAATGGGAGCATGACCATCGTAATATGCGGGGCAAAGCCACCTTGCTCCTTTGCTCCgcaatgttcccagctatcgatGAAGCTATCATACGtc contains:
- the LOC120089902 gene encoding DNA-3-methyladenine glycosylase isoform X1 produces the protein MLPVRTSFPFIPQSPFQIFASSFSYGMIRTHRFKKLSNPKTPSSSTELRCEPRTRKKKKTGHLPKSKPATDPLTQIAQFSPSSSSEGFTILPKEFFLADALDLAPRLLGKLLRRDDVVLRITEVEAYRPNDSACHGRFGVTARTAPVFGPGGHAYVYLCYGLHMMLNVVADEVGVGAAVLIRSCAPVSGLETIQKRRGQITDKPVLLTGPGKVGQALGLSTEWSNHSFYAPGGLELLDAPEPKNILVGPRVGIEYALPEHVNALWRFAIAGTPWISAPKNTLRPS
- the LOC120089902 gene encoding DNA-3-methyladenine glycosylase isoform X2, which produces MLPVRTSFPFIPQSPFQIFASSFSYGMIRTHRFKKLSNPKTPSSSTELRCEPRTRKKKKTGHLPKSKPATDPLTQIAQFSPSSSSEGFTILPKEFFLADALDLAPRLLGKLLRRDDVVLRITEFGPGGHAYVYLCYGLHMMLNVVADEVGVGAAVLIRSCAPVSGLETIQKRRGQITDKPVLLTGPGKVGQALGLSTEWSNHSFYAPGGLELLDAPEPKNILVGPRVGIEYALPEHVNALWRFAIAGTPWISAPKNTLRPS